One genomic window of Equus caballus isolate H_3958 breed thoroughbred chromosome 6, TB-T2T, whole genome shotgun sequence includes the following:
- the MCRS1 gene encoding microspherule protein 1 isoform X2, whose translation MTRGTGRTAQRGRSGPDSQGLLDSSLMASGTASRSEDEESLAGQKRASSQALGTIPKRRSSSRFIKRKKFDDELVESSLAKSSTRAKGASGVEPGRCSGSEPSSSEKKKVSKAPSTPVPPSPAPAPGLTKRVKKSKQPLQVTKDLGRWKPADDLLLINAVLQTNDLTSVHLGVKFSCRFTLREVQERWYALLYDPVISKLACQAMRQLHPEAIAAIQSKALFSKAEEQLLSKVGSTSQPTLETFQDLLHRHPDAFYLARTAKALQAHWQLMKQYYLLEDQTVQPLPKGDQVLNFSDAEDLIDDSKLKDMRDEVLEHELTVADRRQKREIRQLEQELHKWQVLVDSITGMSSPDFDNQTLAVLRGRMVRYLMRSREITLGRATKDNQIDVDLSLEGPAWKISRKQGVIKLKNNGDFFIANEGRRPIYIDGRPVLCGSKWRLSNNSVVEIASLRFVFLINQDLIALIRAEAAKITPQ comes from the exons ATGACGCGTGGCACCGGGAGAACTGCCCAGCGTGGAAGGTCTGGGCCAG ATTCTCAGGGGCTGCTAGATTCATCCCTGATGGCATCAGGCACTGCCAGCCGCTCAGAGGATGAGGAGTCACTGGCAGGGCAGAAGCGGGCCTCTTCCCAGGCCTTGGGCACCATCCCTAAACGGAGAAGCTCCTCCAG GTTCATCAAGAGGAAGAAGTTTGATGATGAGCTGGTGGAGAGCAGCCTGGCTAAGTCCTCTACCCGGGCAAAGGGGGCCAGTGGGGTGGAGCCAGGGCGCTGTTCAGGGAGTGAACCATCTTCCAGTGAGAAGAAGAAG GTGTCCAAGGCCCCCAGCACTCCTGTaccacccagcccagccccagctcccgGACTCACCAAGCGTGTAAAGAAGAGCAAACAGCCACTTCAGGTGACCAAGGATTTGGGCCGCTGGAAGCCTGCAGATGACCTCCTACTCATCAATGCCGTGTTGCAG ACCAACGACCTGACATCCGTCCACCTGGGCGTGAAGTTCAGCTGCCGCTTCACCCTTCGGGAAGTCCAGGAGCGCTGGTACGCCCTGCTCTACGATCCTGTCATCTCCAA GCTGGCCTGCCAGGCCATGAGACAGCTGCACCCAGAGGCCATTGCTGccatccagagcaaggccctgtTTAGCAAGGCTGAGGAACAGCTGCTGAGCAAAGTGGGAtcg ACCAGCCAGCCGACCCTGGAGACCTTCCAGGACCTGCTGCACAGACACCCCGATGCCTTCTACCTGGCCCGAACTGCCAAGGCTCTGCAGGCCCACTGGCAGCTCATGAAGCAGTATTACCTGCTGGAGGACCAGACAG TGCAGCCGCTGCCCAAGGGGGACCAAGTGCTGAACTTCTCTGACGCAGAGGACCTGATTGATGACAGTAAGCTCAA GGACATGCGAGATGAAGTCCTGGAACATG AGCTGACAGTGGCTGACCGGCGCCAGAAACGAGAGATTCGGCAGCTGGAACAGGAATTGCATAAGTGGCAGGTGCTAGTAGACAGCATCACAG GCATGAGCTCTCCGGACTTCGACAACCAGACGCTGGCAGTGCTGCGGGGCCGCATGGTGCGGTACCTGATGCGCTCACGAGAG ATCACCCTGGGCAGAGCAACCAAGGACAACCAGATTGATGTGGATCTGTCTCTGGAGGGTCCAGCCTGGAAGATCTCCCGGAAGCAAG GTGTCATCAAGTTGAAAAACAACGGGGATTTCTTCATTGCCAATGAGGGCCGGCGGCCCATCTACATTGATGGACGACCTGTGCTATGTGGCTCCAAGTGGCGCCTCAGCAACAACTCTGTGGTGGAG ATTGCCAGCCTGAGATTTGTCTTCCTCATCAACCAGGACCTCATTGCCCTTATCCGGGCCGAGGCTGCCAAGATCACGCCACAGTGA
- the MCRS1 gene encoding microspherule protein 1 isoform X3 — protein MEKDSQGLLDSSLMASGTASRSEDEESLAGQKRASSQALGTIPKRRSSSRFIKRKKFDDELVESSLAKSSTRAKGASGVEPGRCSGSEPSSSEKKKVSKAPSTPVPPSPAPAPGLTKRVKKSKQPLQVTKDLGRWKPADDLLLINAVLQTNDLTSVHLGVKFSCRFTLREVQERWYALLYDPVISKLACQAMRQLHPEAIAAIQSKALFSKAEEQLLSKVGSTSQPTLETFQDLLHRHPDAFYLARTAKALQAHWQLMKQYYLLEDQTVQPLPKGDQVLNFSDAEDLIDDSKLKDMRDEVLEHELTVADRRQKREIRQLEQELHKWQVLVDSITGMSSPDFDNQTLAVLRGRMVRYLMRSREITLGRATKDNQIDVDLSLEGPAWKISRKQGVIKLKNNGDFFIANEGRRPIYIDGRPVLCGSKWRLSNNSVVEIASLRFVFLINQDLIALIRAEAAKITPQ, from the exons ATGGAAAAAG ATTCTCAGGGGCTGCTAGATTCATCCCTGATGGCATCAGGCACTGCCAGCCGCTCAGAGGATGAGGAGTCACTGGCAGGGCAGAAGCGGGCCTCTTCCCAGGCCTTGGGCACCATCCCTAAACGGAGAAGCTCCTCCAG GTTCATCAAGAGGAAGAAGTTTGATGATGAGCTGGTGGAGAGCAGCCTGGCTAAGTCCTCTACCCGGGCAAAGGGGGCCAGTGGGGTGGAGCCAGGGCGCTGTTCAGGGAGTGAACCATCTTCCAGTGAGAAGAAGAAG GTGTCCAAGGCCCCCAGCACTCCTGTaccacccagcccagccccagctcccgGACTCACCAAGCGTGTAAAGAAGAGCAAACAGCCACTTCAGGTGACCAAGGATTTGGGCCGCTGGAAGCCTGCAGATGACCTCCTACTCATCAATGCCGTGTTGCAG ACCAACGACCTGACATCCGTCCACCTGGGCGTGAAGTTCAGCTGCCGCTTCACCCTTCGGGAAGTCCAGGAGCGCTGGTACGCCCTGCTCTACGATCCTGTCATCTCCAA GCTGGCCTGCCAGGCCATGAGACAGCTGCACCCAGAGGCCATTGCTGccatccagagcaaggccctgtTTAGCAAGGCTGAGGAACAGCTGCTGAGCAAAGTGGGAtcg ACCAGCCAGCCGACCCTGGAGACCTTCCAGGACCTGCTGCACAGACACCCCGATGCCTTCTACCTGGCCCGAACTGCCAAGGCTCTGCAGGCCCACTGGCAGCTCATGAAGCAGTATTACCTGCTGGAGGACCAGACAG TGCAGCCGCTGCCCAAGGGGGACCAAGTGCTGAACTTCTCTGACGCAGAGGACCTGATTGATGACAGTAAGCTCAA GGACATGCGAGATGAAGTCCTGGAACATG AGCTGACAGTGGCTGACCGGCGCCAGAAACGAGAGATTCGGCAGCTGGAACAGGAATTGCATAAGTGGCAGGTGCTAGTAGACAGCATCACAG GCATGAGCTCTCCGGACTTCGACAACCAGACGCTGGCAGTGCTGCGGGGCCGCATGGTGCGGTACCTGATGCGCTCACGAGAG ATCACCCTGGGCAGAGCAACCAAGGACAACCAGATTGATGTGGATCTGTCTCTGGAGGGTCCAGCCTGGAAGATCTCCCGGAAGCAAG GTGTCATCAAGTTGAAAAACAACGGGGATTTCTTCATTGCCAATGAGGGCCGGCGGCCCATCTACATTGATGGACGACCTGTGCTATGTGGCTCCAAGTGGCGCCTCAGCAACAACTCTGTGGTGGAG ATTGCCAGCCTGAGATTTGTCTTCCTCATCAACCAGGACCTCATTGCCCTTATCCGGGCCGAGGCTGCCAAGATCACGCCACAGTGA